A region of Streptomyces sp. WMMC500 DNA encodes the following proteins:
- a CDS encoding DUF2867 domain-containing protein: MRTVRNVHERILDAPAAAVGALVDRLSAPDDPLFPSPAWAPMAFDRPLQTGAAGGHGPVRYEVTAYEPGRRVRFGFTPPVDGFHEITVEPLADGRCRLRHVLESRMGPVDLLMWTLVIRRAHETVVEEVFDNAELVATGAVARPVRRSALVRLLMRAESEKATAVELPAGARLARGAYERPDFSDAWQIALRPGMPRDVAAWRDVLPFPVVAREGAELLLGKDAGHLDFRASVLVEDERVTLSTVVRIHNRRGRLYFAVVRRFHPRAARHMLRVAWRRLALAAPSAGARERERAGATGRTGEG, from the coding sequence GTGCGCACGGTACGCAATGTTCATGAACGGATCCTCGACGCCCCCGCCGCCGCGGTGGGCGCCCTGGTCGACCGGCTCTCCGCCCCCGACGACCCGCTCTTCCCCAGCCCCGCCTGGGCCCCGATGGCCTTCGACCGGCCGCTGCAGACCGGTGCCGCCGGCGGCCACGGCCCGGTGCGGTACGAGGTGACGGCGTACGAGCCCGGCCGTCGCGTCCGCTTCGGCTTCACGCCGCCCGTGGACGGCTTCCACGAGATCACCGTCGAGCCGCTGGCCGACGGGCGGTGCAGGCTGCGGCACGTCCTGGAGTCGCGGATGGGGCCGGTCGACCTGCTGATGTGGACGCTGGTGATCCGCCGGGCGCACGAGACGGTGGTCGAGGAGGTCTTCGACAACGCCGAACTGGTGGCCACGGGCGCGGTCGCCCGGCCGGTGCGCCGATCGGCCCTGGTGCGGCTGCTGATGCGGGCGGAGTCCGAGAAGGCGACCGCCGTGGAGCTGCCGGCGGGCGCCCGGCTGGCCCGCGGCGCCTACGAGCGGCCGGACTTCAGCGACGCGTGGCAGATCGCGCTGCGGCCCGGCATGCCGCGGGACGTGGCCGCCTGGCGCGATGTCCTCCCGTTCCCGGTCGTGGCGCGCGAAGGCGCCGAGCTGCTGCTCGGCAAGGACGCCGGGCACCTGGACTTCCGCGCCTCGGTGCTCGTCGAGGACGAGCGGGTCACGCTGAGCACGGTCGTACGGATCCACAACCGGCGCGGCCGGCTGTACTTCGCCGTGGTCCGCCGCTTCCACCCGCGGGCGGCGCGGCACATGCTCCGCGTCGCCTGGCGGCGGCTGGCGCTGGCGGCTCCGTCGGCGGGGGCGCGGGAGCGGGAGCGGGCGGGGGCCACGGGCCGTACGGGGGAGGGGTGA
- a CDS encoding SRPBCC domain-containing protein produces the protein MTAPPADSTAPLVVRDLPAPPPLVHRAWTDADLLARWIGPRGYTVPRDTVTVEPRVGGRFDYCLVESAESAESAGTSGTSDGTRHWLRSHITELAVPRLLVLTSAPMPEHGTPAPVTTRVHLAPAPPGTRLTFTRPYPPDRRPTARATWSTSFDNLEALLRTLA, from the coding sequence GTGACCGCACCACCCGCCGACTCCACCGCGCCGCTCGTCGTCCGGGACCTGCCCGCGCCGCCGCCGCTGGTCCACCGGGCGTGGACCGACGCGGACCTGCTGGCGCGGTGGATCGGGCCACGGGGCTACACCGTCCCGCGCGACACCGTCACCGTGGAACCGCGCGTCGGCGGGCGCTTCGACTACTGCCTGGTGGAGTCCGCCGAATCAGCCGAGTCCGCCGGCACCTCCGGCACCTCCGACGGCACCCGCCACTGGCTCCGCAGCCACATCACCGAACTCGCCGTCCCCCGCCTCCTCGTCCTCACCTCCGCCCCCATGCCGGAGCACGGGACCCCCGCCCCGGTCACCACCCGCGTCCACCTGGCCCCCGCCCCGCCCGGCACCCGCCTGACGTTCACCCGCCCCTACCCACCCGACCGCCGCCCCACGGCCCGCGCCACCTGGAGCACCTCGTTCGACAACCTCGAAGCGCTCCTGCGCACCCTCGCCTGA
- a CDS encoding DUF6454 family protein, which translates to MRYVRALGVTAVAAALLGTVAASAAPAARPGGDHRPERDARVVEAVAELDRNSTWELVEKLPLDFETYHPQGLTRVGDRLFLSSVEVIEPPVRYPEPVDGYDRSPGRGVGHLFVLDLKGRLLEDITLGEGDMYHPGGIDTDGRSVWVPVAEYRPNSAAVVYRVDVRTLKVSEEFRVDDHVGGVVPEPRTGRIHGVSWGSRTLYTWDRHGRQVQRQANQSHFVDYQDCAYADSRKMLCTGITGFKNASGADFELGGIATIDLRTFDIEHEVPVQLWSTGGHVATRNPVLLEALRGDGLRMWAAPDDGTSPAGTELLIYETSPAS; encoded by the coding sequence ATGAGGTACGTCAGAGCGCTCGGCGTCACCGCCGTGGCCGCGGCCCTGCTCGGCACCGTCGCCGCCTCCGCGGCCCCCGCGGCGCGGCCCGGCGGCGACCACCGGCCCGAGCGCGACGCCCGGGTCGTCGAGGCCGTCGCCGAGCTGGACCGCAACAGCACGTGGGAGCTGGTCGAGAAGCTGCCGCTTGACTTCGAGACGTACCACCCGCAGGGGCTGACCCGCGTCGGCGACCGGCTGTTCCTCTCCAGCGTCGAGGTCATCGAGCCGCCCGTGCGCTACCCCGAGCCCGTCGACGGCTACGACCGCAGCCCGGGCCGCGGCGTCGGCCACCTCTTCGTCCTGGACCTGAAGGGCCGGCTGCTGGAGGACATCACGCTGGGCGAGGGCGACATGTACCACCCCGGCGGCATCGACACCGACGGCCGCTCGGTGTGGGTCCCGGTCGCGGAGTACCGGCCGAACAGCGCGGCCGTCGTCTACCGCGTCGACGTCCGCACGCTGAAGGTGAGCGAGGAGTTCCGGGTCGACGACCACGTCGGCGGCGTGGTGCCCGAGCCGCGCACCGGCAGGATCCACGGCGTCTCGTGGGGCTCGCGGACCCTCTACACCTGGGACCGGCACGGCCGCCAGGTGCAACGACAGGCGAACCAGAGCCACTTCGTCGACTACCAGGACTGCGCGTACGCGGACTCCCGCAAGATGCTGTGCACCGGCATCACCGGCTTCAAGAACGCCTCCGGCGCCGACTTCGAGCTCGGCGGCATCGCGACCATCGACCTGCGCACGTTCGACATCGAGCACGAGGTGCCGGTGCAGCTCTGGTCGACCGGCGGACACGTCGCGACCCGCAACCCCGTGCTGCTGGAGGCGCTGCGCGGCGACGGCCTGCGCATGTGGGCGGCCCCGGACGACGGCACCTCCCCCGCGGGCACGGAGCTGCTCATATACGAGACCAGCCCCGCGAGCTGA
- a CDS encoding multicopper oxidase domain-containing protein: MPRNVFTRRSFTSGAAAAALATPVALSTSGATVTGSSDEPRPQPLGEIKRITLYIDAMPDGQLGYGLEPGKPSIPGPLLEMYEGDSMMIKVVNNLDIEASLHVHGVDYDIDNDGTPMTNSAVPPGGSRNYVWHSHTAGTRRDGTIQPGSAGYWHYHDHAVGTPHGSGGVKRGLYGGLIVRRRGDKLPDKQFVIVFNDNTINNVAGHGPDFTATLGERCEVLMITHGEFYHTFHLHGHRWADNRTGMLTSVDDPTPVIDNKIVGPGDSFGFQFVAGELVGSGRWMYHCHVQSHADMGVAGLLVVTNPNGTVAGKHNAEAMKPTRETPAHGSHDTT, from the coding sequence ATGCCGCGCAATGTCTTTACCAGAAGGTCCTTCACGAGCGGTGCGGCCGCGGCCGCACTGGCGACCCCGGTCGCCCTGTCCACCTCGGGAGCGACGGTCACCGGGTCGAGCGACGAACCGCGACCCCAGCCTCTCGGCGAGATCAAACGGATCACGCTGTACATCGACGCCATGCCCGACGGCCAGCTCGGCTACGGTCTCGAACCGGGCAAGCCCTCCATCCCCGGCCCGCTGCTGGAGATGTACGAGGGCGACAGCATGATGATCAAGGTGGTCAACAACCTCGACATCGAGGCCAGCCTGCACGTCCACGGCGTCGACTACGACATCGACAACGACGGCACGCCGATGACGAACAGCGCGGTGCCGCCGGGCGGTTCGCGCAACTACGTCTGGCACTCGCACACCGCCGGCACCCGCCGCGACGGCACCATCCAGCCGGGCAGCGCGGGCTACTGGCACTACCACGACCACGCGGTCGGCACCCCGCACGGGTCCGGCGGCGTCAAGCGCGGGCTGTACGGCGGGCTGATCGTCCGCCGGCGCGGCGACAAGCTGCCCGACAAGCAGTTCGTCATCGTCTTCAACGACAACACCATCAACAACGTCGCCGGCCACGGGCCCGACTTCACCGCCACCCTCGGCGAGCGGTGCGAGGTCCTCATGATCACGCACGGCGAGTTCTACCACACGTTCCATCTACACGGTCACCGCTGGGCGGACAACCGCACGGGCATGCTGACGAGCGTGGACGACCCGACTCCCGTCATCGACAACAAGATCGTCGGGCCGGGCGACTCGTTCGGCTTCCAGTTCGTCGCGGGCGAACTGGTCGGCTCCGGGCGGTGGATGTACCACTGCCACGTCCAGAGCCACGCGGACATGGGTGTGGCGGGGCTGCTGGTGGTGACGAACCCCAACGGCACGGTGGCCGGAAAGCACAACGCGGAGGCGATGAAGCCGACCCGCGAGACTCCGGCCCACGGAAGCCACGACACGACCTGA